In the genome of Paenibacillus pabuli, one region contains:
- the spoVM gene encoding stage V sporulation protein SpoVM, translating to MKFYTFKLPKFLGGFVKAILNTFQKN from the coding sequence ATGAAATTTTACACATTCAAACTGCCGAAGTTTTTGGGAGGGTTTGTAAAGGCGATTCTTAATACGTTTCAAAAGAACTGA